The following are encoded in a window of bacterium genomic DNA:
- a CDS encoding DUF4263 domain-containing protein: protein MENIQPKEIGGMKLVEASAPDYVAGKLPGKIYASDFRGQSGKYFSVVADQPEGGSRVLYEGARLQIRAAYIAQRGQVVELKIERYEKKKGVLDPNSKVEIRIDTKNLVVLRDFIDFLQKTNLSAVAAGRLSFDANLKLDPDLQAKLVALAQDEAGKEILLKLFQDGYLTAGLDLPDLIKKGLIRTKIEEKFSVITEFEKLINTSGANELVIQEFLTSAPWIFGPEYISADIRGAGSSGIPDRRLKRIDGLSDILEIKLPTAEVLRTDKMGRQYIADDTAKALGQLMAYLEFYTSEYRQEKDDKSGEEILPDTYGRYYKPKGILLIGRRSVASGVDGVKTTSDVHPKYLRRIMSYFHGIEVLTYDDLIERARNGLEAISGGDK from the coding sequence ATGGAAAACATTCAACCGAAAGAGATAGGGGGCATGAAACTGGTTGAGGCGTCAGCACCTGACTATGTCGCTGGAAAATTGCCCGGGAAAATATATGCATCAGATTTTCGGGGTCAAAGCGGGAAGTATTTCAGCGTTGTTGCAGATCAGCCGGAAGGCGGGAGTCGGGTTTTATATGAGGGTGCTCGGCTACAGATAAGAGCCGCCTATATTGCTCAACGTGGGCAGGTGGTTGAGCTAAAAATCGAAAGGTATGAAAAGAAAAAGGGAGTGCTTGACCCGAATAGTAAGGTCGAAATCCGAATTGACACCAAAAACCTAGTTGTACTTCGTGACTTTATTGATTTTTTACAGAAGACAAATCTATCGGCGGTAGCAGCCGGGCGTCTTAGTTTCGATGCCAATTTGAAACTTGACCCTGATCTACAGGCTAAATTAGTTGCCCTTGCTCAAGACGAGGCTGGGAAGGAGATATTGCTTAAATTGTTCCAGGATGGATATCTTACGGCAGGACTTGACCTTCCAGATCTGATTAAGAAAGGTTTGATACGAACAAAAATTGAGGAGAAGTTCTCAGTAATTACCGAATTTGAAAAATTGATTAACACTTCAGGCGCTAATGAGTTGGTAATACAAGAATTTCTCACCTCGGCGCCGTGGATTTTTGGTCCAGAATATATAAGCGCCGATATCCGCGGAGCTGGCTCTTCCGGCATTCCCGATCGGCGCTTAAAAAGAATCGATGGGCTCAGCGATATATTAGAGATAAAACTTCCAACGGCTGAGGTTTTAAGGACTGATAAAATGGGTCGCCAGTACATTGCAGACGACACAGCTAAAGCTCTAGGCCAGTTAATGGCATATCTTGAGTTTTATACCAGCGAGTATCGTCAGGAGAAAGATGATAAAAGCGGCGAGGAGATATTACCGGATACTTATGGACGATATTACAAACCGAAGGGAATCCTTTTGATTGGAAGAAGAAGCGTCGCCTCTGGAGTCGATGGGGTTAAGACGACTTCGGATGTTCATCCAAAATATCTGCGGCGGATAATGTCGTATTTTCATGGTATCGAAGTGCTGACGTATGATGATCTTATTGAGCGTGCACGCAATGGGCTAGAGGCAATATCTGGTGGTGATAAATAA
- a CDS encoding site-specific DNA-methyltransferase translates to MIQQLSLDFFKDPNFGLRDSSAIETVIIGEVAKAMENPIKKIGNATIYNSDCMEAFRLLKNNSVDFIATDPPYFLDGMDNNWSDKSLKNKVSKAGTIGGLPVGMKFDPEQGIRLEKFFNQVSVEASRVLKPGGFLVSFSQGRLFHRIAIAAENAGFEIRDMLAWEHSGGQGKAFTQNHFVNKMKIDPDRKRSIIEEMGNRKTPQLRPKFEAILLAQKPKDGTFVDNWMKWKTGLIKTDFDDQPTTIFNYKKTTGARKTIDHMTIKPVDLMSRLIEIFSVPGQIVLDPFMGSGTTGVAALGIGRKFIGFEIEKKYFEASAERLKSHEKNR, encoded by the coding sequence ATGATCCAACAACTTTCATTAGATTTTTTTAAAGACCCCAACTTTGGTTTGAGAGATAGTTCAGCTATCGAAACTGTTATAATTGGAGAAGTAGCCAAGGCGATGGAGAACCCCATTAAGAAGATAGGCAATGCCACTATTTATAACTCTGATTGCATGGAGGCTTTTCGTTTGCTTAAAAACAATAGCGTCGATTTTATTGCTACAGATCCGCCCTATTTTCTTGATGGGATGGATAACAATTGGTCAGATAAGAGCTTAAAAAATAAAGTATCTAAGGCGGGCACGATTGGAGGACTTCCGGTAGGTATGAAGTTCGATCCTGAGCAAGGGATACGACTTGAGAAATTTTTTAATCAAGTCTCCGTTGAGGCTTCGCGTGTTTTAAAGCCAGGTGGTTTCTTGGTTTCCTTCTCGCAAGGCCGATTATTCCATAGAATTGCCATTGCTGCAGAAAATGCCGGATTTGAAATACGCGATATGTTGGCATGGGAGCATAGTGGCGGACAAGGAAAGGCGTTCACTCAAAATCACTTTGTTAATAAAATGAAAATTGATCCCGATAGAAAGCGAAGCATTATTGAGGAGATGGGGAATAGAAAGACGCCACAATTACGTCCAAAATTTGAGGCAATTCTTTTGGCTCAAAAACCAAAAGACGGAACCTTTGTAGATAATTGGATGAAATGGAAGACGGGACTTATTAAAACTGACTTTGACGATCAACCGACAACGATTTTTAACTACAAAAAAACAACCGGAGCCCGGAAAACTATTGACCATATGACAATAAAGCCTGTAGATTTGATGAGTCGTCTTATCGAAATATTTAGTGTTCCGGGGCAAATTGTTCTCGATCCATTTATGGGAAGTGGAACAACTGGTGTTGCCGCTCTAGGTATTGGCCGGAAATTTATCGGTTTTGAGATTGAAAAAAAATATTTTGAAGCCTCAGCGGAAAGATTAAAGTCTCATGAAAAAAATAGATAA
- a CDS encoding S24 family peptidase, with product MHDLQTKLLKILTKIDFSKSSLRKIAKMVGEQYPQKIKHHILQLEKKGLISVDWQNKTITRVKSGLFAPAGLPASGGKGAISSLLSIPVLGTANCGPATIFADQNIEGYLKISKNVLGLKAIGDFFAIKAFGNSMNRAKIAGRTIEQGDYVIVDPKQKSPHNGDYVLSIIDNVANIKKFFRDVKNKLIMLLSESTEEYPPIYIGQNENYFVSGKVIYVIKKPKLS from the coding sequence ATGCACGACCTACAAACTAAATTATTAAAAATTCTCACGAAGATTGATTTTTCAAAAAGCAGCCTCCGGAAGATCGCCAAGATGGTGGGGGAGCAGTATCCGCAGAAAATTAAGCACCACATTCTCCAGTTGGAGAAAAAGGGCCTAATCTCGGTTGATTGGCAGAATAAGACAATTACCAGAGTAAAGAGTGGGTTATTCGCGCCTGCGGGTTTACCCGCCTCTGGCGGAAAAGGCGCCATCTCTTCGCTTCTATCTATACCGGTATTAGGCACGGCCAATTGCGGCCCGGCCACTATTTTTGCCGATCAAAACATTGAGGGCTACTTAAAGATTTCTAAAAACGTCCTTGGCTTGAAAGCTATCGGCGATTTTTTTGCCATCAAGGCTTTTGGAAATTCTATGAACAGAGCAAAAATCGCCGGGCGCACTATTGAGCAAGGGGACTATGTGATTGTTGACCCGAAGCAGAAAAGCCCCCACAACGGCGACTATGTGCTTTCTATTATAGACAACGTCGCCAACATCAAGAAATTTTTCCGTGACGTAAAAAATAAGCTAATCATGCTTCTCTCGGAGTCGACCGAAGAATACCCCCCAATTTATATCGGCCAAAACGAAAATTATTTCGTCAGCGGCAAAGTTATATATGTCATCAAGAAACCCAAATTAAGTTAA